Proteins encoded in a region of the Gaiellales bacterium genome:
- the glyA gene encoding serine hydroxymethyltransferase, with translation MATAEQTFEHLRAAGLDDLDPDVAGLIDRELGRQRDQLELIASENFTWPAVLEAAGSVLTNKYAEGYPGKRYYGGCEWVDEIEQLAIDRAKALFGADHANVQPHAGGPANLAAYFAMLEPGDPILGLRLDHGGHLTHGLKVNFSGRLYDVHSYGVRREDSTIDFEEVERLAHQHRPRLIVAGASAYPRVIDAARFREIADEVGARLMVDMAHFSGLVAAGLHPNPVEHADVVTSTTHKTLAGPRAGLVLSREEHAAAVDKAVFPGLQGGPLCHIVAAKAVCFKLADTEAFREYQSRIVANAKALAATLMDGGQKLLTDGTDNHLLQMDLRPTQWTGRDAEERLHEVAITVNRNTVPFDERPPTIASGVRIGTPAATMRGFTEDDMREVGAIILEALDSAADLAALRRRTGELLAGRPLYSGFPHGHSSY, from the coding sequence GTGGCCACGGCCGAACAGACCTTCGAGCATCTCCGGGCCGCGGGCCTGGACGACCTCGACCCCGACGTCGCCGGTCTGATCGACCGCGAGCTCGGCCGCCAGCGCGACCAGCTCGAGCTGATCGCGTCCGAGAACTTCACCTGGCCGGCGGTGCTCGAGGCAGCCGGCTCGGTGCTCACGAACAAGTACGCCGAGGGCTACCCGGGCAAGCGCTACTACGGCGGCTGCGAGTGGGTCGACGAGATCGAGCAGCTGGCGATCGACCGGGCCAAGGCGCTGTTCGGCGCCGACCACGCGAATGTGCAGCCGCACGCCGGCGGGCCGGCCAACCTGGCCGCCTACTTCGCCATGCTCGAGCCGGGCGATCCCATCCTGGGGCTGCGGCTTGACCACGGCGGCCACCTCACCCACGGCCTCAAGGTGAACTTCTCCGGCCGCCTGTACGACGTCCACTCCTACGGTGTGCGCCGCGAGGACTCGACGATCGACTTCGAAGAGGTCGAGCGGCTGGCCCACCAGCACCGGCCGCGGCTGATCGTCGCCGGCGCGTCGGCCTACCCGCGGGTGATCGACGCGGCCCGGTTCCGGGAGATCGCCGACGAGGTCGGGGCGCGGCTGATGGTCGACATGGCCCACTTCTCGGGGCTCGTCGCAGCAGGGCTGCATCCCAACCCGGTGGAGCACGCCGACGTCGTCACCTCGACGACGCACAAGACGCTGGCGGGGCCGCGCGCGGGACTCGTCCTCTCCCGCGAGGAGCACGCCGCCGCGGTCGACAAGGCGGTGTTCCCGGGGCTCCAGGGCGGGCCGCTCTGCCACATCGTGGCCGCCAAGGCCGTGTGCTTCAAGCTGGCCGACACCGAGGCCTTCCGCGAGTACCAGAGCCGCATCGTCGCGAACGCGAAGGCGCTCGCCGCGACGCTCATGGACGGTGGCCAGAAGCTCCTGACCGACGGCACGGACAACCATCTGCTGCAGATGGACCTGCGGCCGACGCAGTGGACCGGCCGCGACGCCGAGGAGCGCCTGCACGAGGTCGCGATCACCGTGAACCGCAACACCGTCCCCTTCGACGAGCGCCCGCCGACGATCGCCTCCGGCGTGCGCATCGGTACGCCCGCCGCCACGATGCGCGGCTTCACCGAGGACGACATGCGCGAGGTGGGGGCGATCATCCTCGAAGCGCTCGACTCCGCCGCCGATCTCGCCGCGCTGCGCCGGCGGACGGGCGAGCTCCTGGCCGGAAGGCCGCTCTACTCGGGATTCCCGCATGGCCACTCGTCCTACTGA
- a CDS encoding L-threonylcarbamoyladenylate synthase, whose protein sequence is MSDERALRGGALAILPTDTVYGIGCAADDREACARLYACKSRPADQATAVVLGSAGGLLAALPELDAQTAERCARVLPGAVTLVVPNPARRFAHLCGATPERVGVRVPVLRPDVARLADAVGGMALTSANLRGDEPPARLADVPDELRRLCAVVIDGGELAGMPSSVIDITGAEPAVLRAGPDADALATLLR, encoded by the coding sequence GTGAGCGACGAGCGGGCGCTGCGCGGCGGCGCCCTCGCGATCCTGCCGACCGACACCGTCTACGGGATCGGCTGCGCCGCCGATGACCGCGAGGCGTGCGCGCGCCTCTACGCCTGCAAGTCGCGGCCGGCCGACCAGGCTACGGCGGTGGTGCTGGGCTCGGCCGGCGGGCTACTGGCCGCACTCCCGGAGCTGGACGCGCAAACGGCCGAGCGGTGCGCACGTGTCCTGCCGGGGGCCGTGACGCTGGTCGTCCCCAACCCGGCGCGGCGGTTCGCCCACCTGTGCGGCGCGACGCCCGAGCGGGTCGGCGTGCGCGTGCCCGTCCTTCGCCCGGACGTCGCGCGGCTGGCCGACGCCGTCGGGGGCATGGCCCTCACGAGCGCGAACCTGCGCGGCGACGAGCCGCCCGCCCGGCTCGCCGACGTGCCGGACGAGCTGCGGCGGCTGTGCGCGGTCGTGATCGACGGCGGCGAGCTGGCCGGTATGCCCTCGAGCGTGATCGACATCACGGGTGCCGAGCCGGCGGTGCTGCGGGCCGGGCCGGACGCCGACGCCTTGGCAACGCTCCTTCGATAG
- the rpmE gene encoding 50S ribosomal protein L31 has product MKADIHPDYVVSHVTCSCGNEFTTRATKPELHVEICSACHPFYTGKQKLVDTGGRVERFRRRQARQSASA; this is encoded by the coding sequence ATGAAGGCCGACATCCATCCTGACTACGTTGTCTCGCACGTGACGTGTTCCTGCGGCAACGAGTTCACCACGCGCGCGACAAAGCCCGAGCTGCACGTCGAGATCTGCTCGGCCTGCCATCCCTTCTATACCGGCAAGCAGAAGCTGGTCGACACCGGCGGCCGGGTGGAGCGATTCCGTCGCCGCCAGGCCCGCCAGTCTGCGTCGGCGTAG
- the upp gene encoding uracil phosphoribosyltransferase, with amino-acid sequence MATRPTDQLVVLDHPLVQHKLALLRDVETNTKDFRHLMGELAAFLCYEATGDLELEEFQVQTPLEETPARRVSGKKLGVVAVLRAGLGMLDAVLDLIPVARVGFVGVYRNEETLQPVEYYCKLPSDLAERDVLVLDPMLATGGSSSAALELCKQRGAVRISLLCVVAAPAGIERVAADHPDVTVYAACVDRELNDVGYILPGLGDAGDRLFGTR; translated from the coding sequence ATGGCCACTCGTCCTACTGACCAGCTGGTCGTCCTCGACCACCCGCTCGTCCAGCACAAGCTGGCGCTGCTGCGCGACGTCGAGACGAACACGAAGGACTTCCGCCACCTGATGGGCGAGCTGGCGGCGTTCCTCTGCTACGAGGCGACCGGCGATCTCGAGCTCGAGGAGTTTCAGGTGCAGACGCCGCTCGAGGAGACGCCGGCGCGGCGCGTGTCGGGCAAGAAGCTCGGCGTCGTGGCGGTGCTGCGGGCGGGGCTCGGGATGCTCGATGCCGTGCTCGACCTGATCCCGGTGGCCCGGGTCGGCTTCGTCGGCGTCTACCGCAACGAGGAGACGCTGCAGCCGGTCGAGTACTACTGCAAGCTGCCGAGCGACCTGGCGGAGCGGGACGTGCTGGTGCTCGACCCGATGCTCGCGACGGGCGGCTCGTCCTCGGCCGCGCTCGAGCTCTGCAAGCAGCGCGGCGCGGTGCGGATCAGCCTGCTGTGCGTGGTGGCCGCCCCGGCCGGCATCGAGCGCGTGGCCGCCGACCACCCTGACGTCACGGTCTACGCGGCCTGCGTCGACCGCGAGCTGAACGACGTCGGCTACATCCTGCCCGGCCTGGGCGACGCTGGCGACCGCCTCTTCGGCACCAGATAA
- a CDS encoding DUF1385 domain-containing protein, producing the protein MSANANVGGQAVLEGVMMRSPGSWAVTVRRPDGGLARVSRPVSSVASRHRWLRLPILRGMVALGESLVIGFRALAVSASYAAVEDGDEPDPEAAAELTRGQIAFAFVIAIGFAVVVFKVSPAVITDLLPIHSTVEFVLVEGAIRVGLLVGYLAAISMIPDLRRVFQYHAAEHKTINAYEDGAELVPERVQTYSKIHLRCGTAFLLWVMVIAIFVFAFVGRPDWPTLIASRVLLLPVIAGLAYEVIRFGGKHPNNPIVRTLLTPGLWLQGLTTREPTLDQVEVSIQALQDVLEAERASGQASQVEVMA; encoded by the coding sequence ATGAGCGCCAACGCCAACGTCGGCGGTCAGGCCGTGCTCGAGGGCGTGATGATGCGCAGCCCGGGCTCGTGGGCCGTCACCGTGCGCCGGCCCGACGGCGGCCTCGCCCGCGTCTCCCGGCCCGTCTCGAGCGTCGCGTCGCGGCACCGCTGGCTGCGGCTGCCGATCCTGCGCGGCATGGTTGCGCTGGGCGAGTCGCTCGTGATCGGGTTCCGCGCCCTGGCCGTCTCGGCGTCGTACGCCGCGGTCGAGGATGGGGACGAGCCCGACCCCGAGGCGGCGGCCGAGCTCACCCGCGGCCAGATCGCCTTCGCGTTCGTGATCGCGATCGGGTTCGCCGTCGTCGTCTTCAAGGTCTCGCCGGCGGTCATCACCGACCTGCTGCCGATCCACTCGACCGTCGAGTTCGTGCTCGTGGAGGGCGCGATCCGGGTCGGGCTGCTCGTCGGCTACCTGGCCGCGATCTCGATGATCCCCGACCTGCGCCGCGTGTTCCAGTACCACGCCGCCGAGCACAAGACGATCAACGCCTACGAGGACGGCGCCGAGCTCGTGCCCGAGCGGGTGCAGACGTACTCGAAGATCCATCTGCGCTGTGGCACGGCGTTCCTGCTCTGGGTGATGGTGATCGCGATCTTCGTGTTCGCCTTCGTCGGCCGGCCCGACTGGCCGACGTTGATCGCCTCCCGCGTCCTGCTCCTGCCCGTGATCGCCGGCCTGGCCTACGAGGTGATCCGCTTCGGCGGCAAGCACCCGAACAACCCGATCGTGCGGACGCTGCTGACGCCCGGCCTGTGGCTGCAGGGGCTGACGACGCGGGAGCCGACGCTCGACCAGGTCGAGGTCTCGATCCAGGCGCTCCAGGACGTGCTCGAGGCCGAGCGCGCTTCCGGGCAGGCCTCGCAGGTCGAGGTGATGGCGTAG
- a CDS encoding nuclear transport factor 2 family protein, with protein MAGPDAPEHLTGLIERYNDAWNRQDVAAISSMHTDDIVFHNHTAGERVEGRDAVGEHIAGIFRNWPGLRFTGRSLYVRDALVVQEWTATGTHAESGTTATWDGMDILPTRDGRFARKDVYSDSVSVLKQLGRL; from the coding sequence GTGGCCGGACCCGACGCGCCAGAGCATCTCACCGGGCTGATCGAGCGATACAACGACGCCTGGAACCGCCAGGACGTCGCCGCGATCTCGTCGATGCACACCGACGACATCGTCTTCCACAACCACACCGCCGGCGAGCGCGTCGAGGGCAGGGACGCCGTCGGGGAGCACATCGCGGGCATCTTCCGCAACTGGCCGGGGCTGCGCTTCACGGGCCGCAGCCTGTACGTGCGCGACGCCCTCGTCGTCCAGGAGTGGACGGCGACCGGCACGCACGCGGAGAGCGGGACGACCGCGACGTGGGACGGGATGGACATCCTGCCGACCCGCGACGGCCGGTTCGCCCGCAAGGACGTGTACTCCGACTCCGTGTCGGTGCTGAAGCAGCTCGGCCGCCTCTGA
- a CDS encoding transposase: protein MARPLRVQAAGAHYHVGARGIDKGPVFLSDEDRERFLVMLGDVVERYGWRCHAYCLMPNHYHLALTTPEPNLGIGMGRLNQVYAQWFNHRHDRVGHLFEQRYWSRLFETEARFFAVARYIVENPVRAGLAETPNDYPWSSARAMNGVTAPPRFLDLTWVRQLAADCHESVTTSAPPPFGV, encoded by the coding sequence ATGGCTCGACCACTCCGCGTTCAGGCCGCCGGCGCCCACTACCACGTCGGCGCCCGTGGGATCGACAAGGGCCCGGTCTTCCTGAGCGACGAGGATCGCGAGCGGTTTCTCGTCATGCTCGGCGACGTGGTCGAGCGGTACGGCTGGCGTTGCCATGCCTACTGCCTCATGCCGAACCACTACCACCTAGCGCTCACCACGCCCGAGCCGAACCTCGGGATCGGGATGGGCCGGCTGAACCAGGTCTACGCGCAGTGGTTCAACCACCGACACGATCGCGTCGGCCACCTCTTCGAGCAGCGCTACTGGTCGCGGTTGTTCGAGACCGAGGCGCGGTTCTTCGCGGTAGCTCGGTACATCGTGGAGAACCCCGTGCGAGCCGGCTTGGCCGAAACGCCGAACGACTACCCGTGGTCAAGCGCCCGCGCGATGAACGGCGTGACTGCTCCACCGCGCTTCCTCGATCTCACCTGGGTACGCCAGCTCGCCGCGGACTGTCACGAAAGTGTGACAACTTCCGCACCGCCACCGTTCGGGGTCTGA
- the prfA gene encoding peptide chain release factor 1 produces MEPLVSEIERRFAELESQLGDPTVLADQRRYAEVAREHKRLSGAAELARQWRARTAQMADAAELADDPDEEMRAFAQEQISEARAALPALEEEIRLAMLERDPADDKDVIVELRAGTGGDEAAIFAGDLYLMLTRYAQQRGFKTDTLAASGGDAGGYKELVFEIKGDGAYSVFKHESGVHRVQRVPATESQGRIHTSTATVAVMPEAEDVELHIDPNDLRIDVFRAGGHGGQSVNTTDSAVRITHIPTDTVVTCQDERSQLQNKERAMKILRARLYEAERERAAQEAAAARSAQIGTGERSEKIRTYNYPQDRVTDHRIGLTVHDLNRVLGGDLGDFSDALAAEERRLKLAAAAAG; encoded by the coding sequence ATGGAACCGCTCGTTTCCGAGATCGAGCGCCGCTTCGCCGAGCTGGAGTCCCAGCTGGGCGACCCGACCGTGCTCGCAGACCAGCGCCGCTACGCCGAGGTCGCCCGCGAGCACAAGCGCCTCTCCGGCGCGGCCGAGCTCGCCCGGCAGTGGCGTGCGCGCACCGCCCAGATGGCCGATGCCGCCGAGCTCGCCGACGACCCGGACGAGGAGATGCGCGCGTTCGCGCAGGAGCAGATCTCCGAGGCCCGTGCCGCGCTGCCCGCGCTCGAGGAGGAAATCCGCCTCGCGATGCTCGAGCGCGACCCGGCCGACGACAAGGACGTCATCGTCGAGCTGCGCGCCGGCACCGGCGGCGACGAGGCGGCCATCTTCGCCGGGGACCTGTACCTGATGCTCACCCGCTACGCCCAGCAGCGCGGCTTCAAGACCGACACGCTGGCCGCGTCGGGCGGCGACGCCGGCGGGTACAAGGAGCTCGTGTTCGAGATCAAGGGCGACGGCGCCTACTCGGTGTTCAAGCACGAGAGCGGCGTCCACCGCGTCCAGCGCGTGCCGGCGACCGAGTCGCAGGGCCGCATCCACACGTCGACGGCGACCGTGGCGGTCATGCCGGAGGCCGAGGACGTCGAGCTCCACATCGACCCGAATGACCTGCGCATCGACGTCTTCCGGGCCGGCGGGCACGGCGGCCAGTCGGTGAACACGACCGACTCGGCGGTGCGGATCACGCACATCCCCACCGACACGGTGGTCACCTGCCAGGACGAGCGCTCGCAGCTCCAGAACAAGGAGCGGGCGATGAAGATCCTGCGCGCCCGCCTGTACGAGGCGGAGCGCGAGCGGGCGGCGCAGGAGGCGGCCGCGGCCCGGTCGGCTCAGATCGGGACGGGCGAGCGCTCCGAGAAGATCCGCACCTACAACTATCCGCAGGATCGCGTGACCGACCACCGCATCGGCCTCACCGTGCACGATCTGAACCGTGTCCTGGGCGGCGACCTGGGCGACTTCTCGGACGCCCTCGCCGCGGAGGAGCGGCGCCTGAAGCTGGCCGCGGCGGCGGCCGGGTGA
- the atpH gene encoding ATP synthase F1 subunit delta: MADRVDPAGRVYAAALYQAAADAGKVREVDDDLEGFISTLGENEVLLRALVNPALPREAKTRVLARVLDQANPLARNAVLVLAHHGRLELLVDMQTAYAELAAEDEQILAVEITTAVELEKADLDALAKRISDAVGRQAEVTATVDPNLIGGLVLRARNVLVDASVRRRLEELRRALIRTPLPIGSEA, from the coding sequence ATGGCCGATCGGGTCGATCCCGCCGGACGCGTCTACGCGGCCGCCCTCTACCAGGCGGCGGCGGACGCCGGCAAGGTGCGCGAGGTCGACGACGACCTCGAGGGCTTCATCTCGACGCTCGGCGAGAACGAGGTGCTCCTGCGCGCGCTGGTGAACCCGGCGCTGCCGCGGGAGGCCAAGACCCGCGTCCTCGCCCGCGTGCTCGACCAGGCCAACCCGCTGGCCCGGAACGCCGTCCTCGTGCTCGCCCACCACGGCCGCCTCGAGCTGCTCGTCGACATGCAGACGGCCTACGCAGAGCTCGCGGCCGAGGACGAGCAGATCCTGGCCGTCGAGATCACGACCGCGGTCGAGCTCGAGAAGGCCGACCTCGACGCGCTCGCCAAGCGCATCTCCGACGCCGTCGGCCGTCAGGCCGAGGTCACGGCCACCGTCGACCCGAACCTCATCGGCGGGCTCGTCCTGCGGGCGCGAAACGTGCTCGTGGACGCATCCGTCCGGCGCCGGCTGGAGGAGCTCCGGCGCGCCCTCATCCGTACACCATTGCCCATTGGGAGTGAAGCGTGA
- a CDS encoding MraY family glycosyltransferase, giving the protein MTGSILDYQAASVGFVVAFMLVLLLTPAVSLAAWRAGLLDHPTDERRLHREPMPRLGGIAIFTAIVIPAAALGNQHGFWGVMLGAALMTMLGAVDDIRPLNPMVKLAGQVLIAALTVHLGIAIDHVTLPVVGVFDLDWLRYPLTIIWIVAIANIVNFIDGLDGLAAGFCGIAALTFAILSASLGRLDAAAVSAILAGAALGFLRYNFHPATIIMGDSGSLMMGYLLATIAIEGVLKTAAAVSLVFPLVILALPILDTSFVILKRLKYRQPIYQADRWHFHHRFSNIGFSQRRTALTLYAWCTVLSVFALAIRFVPSHRHGWSWVSVVILGALGLIALASSVYVVYTLEILKLRRLRALRAARREPAEVTQSRPAA; this is encoded by the coding sequence ATGACTGGATCGATCCTCGATTACCAGGCCGCTTCCGTCGGGTTCGTGGTGGCCTTCATGCTCGTGCTGCTGCTGACGCCGGCGGTGTCGCTGGCGGCGTGGCGGGCCGGGCTGCTCGACCACCCGACCGACGAGCGCCGGCTGCACCGCGAGCCGATGCCGCGGCTGGGAGGGATCGCCATCTTCACGGCGATCGTCATCCCCGCGGCGGCGCTCGGGAACCAGCACGGGTTCTGGGGGGTGATGCTCGGCGCCGCGCTCATGACGATGCTCGGCGCCGTCGACGACATCCGCCCTCTGAACCCGATGGTGAAGCTCGCCGGGCAGGTGCTGATCGCCGCACTCACGGTGCACCTCGGGATCGCCATCGACCACGTCACCCTGCCGGTCGTCGGCGTCTTCGACCTCGACTGGCTGCGCTACCCGCTCACGATCATCTGGATCGTCGCGATCGCGAACATCGTCAACTTCATCGACGGCCTGGACGGGCTCGCAGCCGGCTTCTGCGGGATCGCCGCGCTCACGTTCGCCATCCTCTCGGCGTCGCTCGGCCGCCTCGACGCCGCCGCGGTTTCGGCCATCCTGGCCGGGGCCGCGCTCGGCTTCCTGCGCTACAACTTTCACCCCGCCACGATCATCATGGGCGACTCCGGCTCCCTGATGATGGGCTACCTGCTGGCGACGATCGCCATCGAGGGCGTGCTGAAGACGGCCGCGGCGGTCTCCCTCGTCTTCCCGCTCGTGATCCTCGCCCTGCCGATCCTGGACACCTCGTTCGTGATCCTGAAGCGGCTGAAGTACCGCCAGCCGATCTACCAGGCCGACCGGTGGCACTTCCACCACCGCTTCTCGAACATCGGCTTCTCGCAGCGGCGTACGGCGCTCACCCTGTACGCCTGGTGCACGGTGCTCTCGGTATTCGCCCTCGCCATCCGCTTCGTGCCGTCGCACCGGCACGGCTGGAGCTGGGTGTCGGTCGTGATCCTGGGCGCGCTGGGCCTCATCGCCCTGGCCTCGTCGGTGTACGTCGTGTACACCCTCGAGATCCTGAAGCTGCGCCGCCTGCGCGCGCTTCGGGCCGCCCGGAGGGAGCCCGCCGAAGTGACACAAAGTCGGCCGGCCGCCTGA
- the atpF gene encoding F0F1 ATP synthase subunit B produces the protein MILYDSTLITPTTGLMIWTLVTFVAVLALLKWKAFGPLQEMIDDRRKAISADLDAAETARTEAQQALAEYRQQLAEARKEATKIVEDARRVGDERRTAAVAELEAEKARLMRQTQEEIQAETRQALNAIKQQVADLAVAATEKVVRARLDEAEQRRLIDEALADVDLSNLVPTATEEEKA, from the coding sequence ATGATCCTCTACGACTCGACGCTCATCACCCCGACGACGGGGCTGATGATCTGGACGCTGGTCACGTTCGTGGCCGTCCTCGCCCTCCTCAAGTGGAAGGCCTTCGGCCCGCTCCAGGAGATGATCGACGACCGCCGCAAGGCGATCTCGGCCGACCTGGACGCCGCCGAGACCGCCCGCACCGAGGCGCAGCAGGCGCTGGCCGAGTACCGCCAGCAGCTGGCCGAGGCGCGCAAGGAGGCCACGAAGATCGTCGAGGATGCCCGCCGGGTGGGCGACGAGCGCCGGACCGCGGCGGTCGCCGAGCTCGAGGCCGAGAAGGCCCGCCTCATGCGCCAGACGCAGGAGGAGATCCAGGCCGAGACGCGCCAGGCGCTGAACGCGATCAAGCAGCAGGTGGCCGACCTGGCCGTCGCCGCCACCGAGAAGGTCGTCCGCGCCCGCCTCGACGAGGCCGAGCAGCGGCGCCTGATCGACGAGGCGCTGGCCGACGTCGACCTCTCCAACCTCGTCCCGACCGCCACCGAGGAGGAGAAGGCCTAG
- the atpB gene encoding F0F1 ATP synthase subunit A, with protein sequence MLPVLKVDFNPVSEFTDFVHNPYVKLPLGLDINKAVVYMWMAAAVTTILTLIVFRKGLKLRPDGKQTSAEVIYDLCQSQVARAGLPEEGMRIWFPYVATLFVFIWMMNLIGFIPLPFGERHFDLFGFSIPEFQIYAATANLSVTLALTLVTFFATHIEGIRYNGPVKYFKSWMPSGLPSPKPWGLKSPAVLILLGLIAVIEVLSQLVRIVSLSFRLFFNMLAGHLVIAVFLGLASLLGTYFVLVVGIPMGIALYTLEATLIAGLQAFIFATLSAIYIGGAIHPDH encoded by the coding sequence ATGCTGCCCGTCCTCAAGGTCGACTTCAACCCGGTCTCGGAGTTCACGGACTTCGTCCACAACCCGTACGTGAAGCTGCCGCTCGGGCTCGACATCAACAAGGCCGTCGTCTACATGTGGATGGCCGCCGCGGTGACGACGATCCTGACGCTGATCGTGTTCCGCAAGGGGCTGAAGCTCCGGCCCGACGGCAAGCAGACCAGCGCCGAGGTCATCTACGACCTGTGTCAGAGCCAGGTCGCGAGGGCCGGCCTGCCCGAGGAGGGCATGCGCATCTGGTTCCCGTACGTGGCGACGCTCTTCGTGTTCATCTGGATGATGAACCTGATCGGGTTCATTCCGCTCCCGTTCGGCGAGCGCCACTTCGACCTCTTCGGCTTCAGCATCCCGGAGTTCCAGATCTACGCGGCAACCGCGAACCTGTCGGTCACGCTGGCGCTGACGCTGGTCACCTTCTTCGCCACCCACATCGAGGGCATCCGCTACAACGGCCCGGTCAAGTACTTCAAGAGCTGGATGCCGTCGGGGCTGCCGTCGCCGAAGCCGTGGGGCCTGAAGTCGCCGGCCGTGCTGATCCTGCTCGGGCTGATCGCCGTGATCGAAGTGCTCTCCCAGCTCGTGCGCATCGTCTCGCTCAGCTTCCGGCTCTTCTTCAACATGCTCGCCGGCCACCTCGTGATCGCCGTGTTCCTGGGGCTGGCGTCGCTGCTCGGCACCTACTTCGTGCTCGTGGTCGGGATCCCCATGGGCATCGCGCTCTACACGCTCGAGGCCACGCTGATCGCCGGCCTTCAGGCCTTCATCTTCGCCACCCTGTCCGCCATCTACATCGGTGGAGCCATCCACCCCGACCACTAG
- the atpE gene encoding ATP synthase F0 subunit C, which produces MALDGNIHDSARALELGLATGLGAIGPGIGVGFIFGKTIEAVGRQPELRGQLTGLMWLGFALTEAIIFYALGMAFVAYAIA; this is translated from the coding sequence TTGGCCCTTGACGGCAATATCCATGACTCAGCCCGCGCCCTCGAGCTGGGCCTCGCGACCGGTCTCGGCGCGATCGGCCCCGGCATCGGCGTCGGGTTCATCTTCGGCAAGACGATCGAGGCCGTCGGCCGCCAGCCGGAGCTGCGCGGACAGCTGACGGGCCTCATGTGGCTCGGGTTCGCGCTGACCGAGGCGATCATCTTCTACGCCCTGGGCATGGCCTTCGTGGCCTACGCCATCGCCTGA
- the prmC gene encoding peptide chain release factor N(5)-glutamine methyltransferase, whose translation MRQLGEVLRLSAGYLSEHGSPTPRLDAELLIGHALGLPRIELYTNFDRPLDEPELAACRALLERRGRREPVAYILGRWGFHGLDLAVDGRVLVPRPETEVLVERCLALLEGVQAPRFADVGTGSGAIALAVKAARPDASVTATDVSADALAVAHANAAALGLEVELVETDLLAGVEGRFAVVASNPPYIGEAEMAALEPEVTEYEPRLATVAGPAGTEVLERLVGAAPAVLEPGGSLVVECGAGQAEAVRGLMAAAGAGATSAEPDLAGVDRVVAGRWA comes from the coding sequence GTGAGGCAGCTCGGCGAGGTGCTGCGGCTCTCGGCCGGGTACCTCTCCGAGCACGGGAGCCCGACGCCGCGGCTCGACGCCGAGCTGCTGATCGGGCACGCGCTCGGGCTCCCGCGGATCGAGCTCTACACGAACTTCGACCGGCCGCTCGACGAGCCGGAGCTGGCCGCCTGCCGGGCGCTGCTCGAGCGGCGCGGCCGCCGTGAGCCGGTCGCCTACATCCTGGGCCGGTGGGGGTTCCACGGGCTCGACCTGGCGGTGGACGGACGCGTGCTCGTGCCCCGGCCGGAGACCGAGGTGCTGGTCGAGCGCTGCCTGGCGCTGCTCGAAGGGGTGCAGGCGCCGCGGTTCGCCGACGTGGGGACGGGCTCGGGCGCGATCGCCCTGGCGGTCAAGGCGGCGCGGCCGGACGCGTCGGTCACCGCCACCGATGTCTCGGCCGATGCCCTCGCGGTCGCCCACGCCAACGCGGCGGCGCTCGGGCTCGAGGTCGAGCTGGTCGAGACCGACCTGCTGGCGGGCGTCGAGGGGCGCTTCGCGGTGGTCGCGTCGAACCCGCCCTACATCGGCGAGGCCGAGATGGCCGCGCTCGAGCCGGAGGTGACCGAGTACGAGCCGCGCCTGGCCACGGTGGCGGGCCCGGCCGGGACCGAGGTGCTGGAGCGGCTGGTGGGGGCCGCCCCGGCCGTGCTCGAGCCGGGCGGCAGCCTGGTGGTCGAGTGCGGGGCGGGCCAGGCCGAGGCGGTGCGCGGGCTGATGGCCGCCGCCGGCGCGGGGGCGACGTCGGCCGAGCCCGACCTCGCCGGCGTCGACCGGGTGGTGGCCGGGCGGTGGGCGTGA